A genome region from Gossypium hirsutum isolate 1008001.06 chromosome A04, Gossypium_hirsutum_v2.1, whole genome shotgun sequence includes the following:
- the LOC107931100 gene encoding receptor-like protein Cf-9: MASYLFLCLFLFFPHLYASFSSSGSQSCSHPEAASLIQFKNSFSITQTDDAARYCNDFSGLKSYPKTNSWKEGTDCCSWDGVTCDHLNAHVIALDLSCSWLYGNFPSNTTLFLLPHLQKLNLAHNDFNYSKIPSEFGRFTSLFFLNLSRTRFVGEVPSQVSHLSKLVSLDLSLNFGQTFDEHALEVLVHNLTEVRHIFLDNIDMSSINPHVFMNLSSSLRSLSLGSCNLQGKFPKNIFDFPNLNLLNLGGNQNLNLDLLMFNRSSNLEYLDLSTMSFYTELIDSVGNLQALQYLDLSGNSFLQGLSVSITNLSSLEYLSISDANIFGGLPDSMGNLVSLKFLYLYRSNLSGPILKSLGNLWQITYLELSQNQLSGQIPFLILNLKRFEYLGIAENSLEGSIPDEVTTFPNLISLYLTDNLLDGKLPSWFYTAPSLKEIYLCQNQFSGHIKEFQSKSLEWIELEDNKLQGPLPSSIFQLLNLTHLSLSSNNLSGVIEFSMFSNLPNLKHLDLSYNSLSLTSNSTSSVNHILPNLTNLILSSCNLGEFPQLLKGLKSLERLDLSYNRIEGKIPQWMQEVGHDSLKYLNVSHNSLTEVEHFPWKNITVLHLSFNLIRGNLLIPASTINVFLVSNNNFNGEVSSLICNASALGILDLSYNNLSGTIPQCFGNLSYSLQFLNLQKNKFVGAKCNK, from the coding sequence ATGGCCTCCTATCTCTTTCTCTGCCTATTTCTCTTCTTTCCCCATCTTTatgcttctttttcttcttcaggaTCTCAATCCTGCTCTCACCCTGAAGCTGCTTCACTAATCCAGTTCAAGAATTCTTTTTCCATCACTCAGACAGATGATGCTGCCAGGTACTGCAATGATTTTTCTGGCCTTAAATCTTATCCCAAGACAAATTCATGGAAGGAGGGTACAGATTGCTGCTCATGGGATGGGGTCACTTGTGACCACCTAAATGCTCATGTTATTGCCCTTGACTTGAGCTGCAGTTGGCTATATGGCAACTTCCCTTCCAATACCACTCTCTTCCTTCTTCCCCACCTTCAAAAACTCAACCTTGCCCACAATGACTTCAATTACTCTAAAATTCCATCTGAGTTTGGTCGGTTTACAAGTCTATTCTTCCTCAACCTTTCTAGGACAAGGTTTGTAGGAGAAGTCCCATCCCAAGTCTCCCACCTATCAAAATTGGTTTCACTTGATCTCTCTTTGAATTTTGGCCAAACATTTGACGAACACGCTCTGGAGGTACTTGTTCACAACCTAACCGAGGTCAGACATATTTTCTTGGATAATATCGACATGTCTTCTATTAATCCTCATGTCTTCATGAATCTATCCTCTTCTCTAAGGTCTCTTAGTCTTGGTAGCTGTAATTTGCAAGGAAAATTCCCAAAAAACATTTTTGATTTCCCAAACCTCAATTTGCTCAACTTGGGAGGCAACCAAAACCTCAATCTTGATCTTTTGATGTTCAATCGGAGCAGCAATCTTGAATATTTGGATCTTTCGACGATGTCCTTCTATACAGAATTGATTGATTCAGTTGGTAATCTACAGGCCTTACAATACTTAGATCTATCAGGAAATTCTTTCCTTCAAGGATTGTCTGTCTCAAtcacaaatttatcatctttGGAGTACTTGAGTATTTCTGACGCAAATATATTTGGAGGATTGCCTGACTCGATGGGGAATCTTGTGTCCTTGAAGTTTTTGTATCTCTACCGTTCCAACTTATCAGGACCAATTCTAAAGTCACTGGGAAACCTCTGGCAAATCACTTATTTAGAGTTGTCACAAAACCAATTAAGTGGGCAAATTCCATTTTTAATTCTAAACCTAAAGCGGTTTGAATACTTGGGAATAGCTGAAAATTCATTAGAAGGTTCCATTCCAGATGAGGTAACCACTTTTCCTAATCTAATATCTTTATACTTAACTGACAATTTACTCGATGGAAAACTTCCATCATGGTTTTATACTGCTCCCTCCTTAAAGGAAATATATCTCTGTCAAAATCAATTCAGTGGGCATATCAAAGAATTCCAATCCAAATCACTAGAATGGATAGAGTTAGAGGATAATAAACTCCAAGGTCCTCTTCCATCTTCAATATTCCAACTTCTCAATCTTACCCACCTCAGCTTATCCTCAAATAATCTTAGTGGTGTCATAGAGTTTAGCATGTTCTCAAACCTTCCAAATCTCAAACATCTTGACCTTTCATATAACAGCCTATCCTTAACATCTAATAGTACTTCTAGTGTTAATCATATATTGCCTAATCTTACAAACTTAATTTTGTCATCTTGCAATCTTGGTGAATTCCCTCAACTTTTAAAAGGGCTTAAAAGTTTGGAAAGGTTAGACCTTTCTTACAATAGAATTGAAGGCAAGATTCCACAGTGGATGCAAGAGGTGGGGCATGATTCTTTGAAGTACTTAAATGTATCTCACAACTCTTTGACAGAAGTTGAGCACTTTCCATGGAAGAATATTACAGTTCTTCACTTAAGCTTCAATTTGATCCGTGGAAATCTTTTAATTCCAGCTTCGACGATCAATGTCTTTTTGGTCTCAAATAATAATTTCAATGGAGAGGTCTCTTCTTTAATATGCAATGCCAGTGCTCTTGGAATTCTTGATTTGTCCTACAATAACTTGAGTGGAACAATTCCGCAATGTTTTGGAAATTTGAGCTACAGCCTTCAATTCTTGAACTTACAAAAGAACAAGtttgttggagctaagtgcaacaaatag